A genomic segment from Gemmatimonadota bacterium encodes:
- a CDS encoding sigma-70 family RNA polymerase sigma factor: protein MTSATGQVDQADLDQEVIKRVLNGSRDSFELLIVRYSDPLYRHALGMTGSPDVAEDILQQSFIKAYAHLGEVRGRFDAWVFRIVANACKDWLKNIRRSHVSYEEDDQPSSYSTPEEELDRNELRTDLEVALAALAPALREAFVMKHVEGRSYEEMAELLRTTVGALKMRVHRAREALQHLLEGKYA from the coding sequence GTGACCTCTGCGACCGGACAGGTCGACCAGGCTGACCTCGACCAGGAGGTCATCAAGCGCGTACTGAATGGGTCACGCGACTCGTTCGAGCTTCTGATTGTCCGATACAGCGATCCACTGTACCGGCACGCGCTCGGCATGACGGGTAGTCCGGATGTCGCAGAGGACATTCTGCAGCAGTCGTTCATCAAAGCATACGCACATCTTGGCGAAGTGCGTGGCAGGTTCGATGCGTGGGTGTTCCGCATCGTAGCCAATGCTTGCAAGGATTGGCTCAAGAACATTCGCCGCTCCCACGTCAGTTACGAAGAGGACGATCAACCGTCCTCATATTCGACGCCCGAAGAGGAGCTGGATCGCAACGAATTGCGGACGGATCTCGAAGTGGCGCTCGCTGCTCTTGCGCCTGCCCTTCGTGAAGCTTTTGTGATGAAGCACGTGGAAGGACGGTCGTACGAGGAAATGGCGGAACTGCTGCGCACAACGGTTGGAGCCCTCAAGATGCGTGTTCACAGGGCGCGCGAGGCACTCCAGCACCTGCTTGAGGGGAAATACGCGTGA
- a CDS encoding ArgE/DapE family deacylase, which produces MKPAELAAALIEFDSRNPSLAPDAPGEHQVALFLAGILEGWGFKVELHEVVPGRSNLVARAGRSLPNARSLMLNGHLDVVGVERMSHPPFRPDILEGNMYGRGSADMKGGIAAMCIAARDADQRGIDGEVVIAAVIDEEYESLGTRALIASGVRADAAVIAEPTRLSLCPAHRGFVWARLDVRGRAAHGSRYDLGVDAITHAALIIAELDRMQSRSMSRHTHPLLGRGSLHASLISGGSGISTYPELCTVEIERRTLPGETERTFLDELASVTAMVRNTHPDLDVDITITTSQLASDVSRDAPVMTEMLDALRHERLPLRVEGLSAWTDAALLNEAGIPAICFGPGDIALAHSATEYLPLAELDAASRVLTRFVDSWCNSSR; this is translated from the coding sequence ATGAAGCCGGCCGAGTTGGCCGCCGCGCTGATCGAGTTCGATTCCCGTAATCCGTCGTTGGCGCCTGATGCTCCTGGTGAGCATCAGGTCGCTTTGTTTCTGGCCGGAATTCTCGAAGGATGGGGTTTCAAGGTCGAGCTGCACGAAGTCGTGCCCGGCCGATCCAATCTCGTCGCGCGGGCCGGCAGATCGCTCCCGAATGCCCGTTCCCTGATGCTGAACGGCCACCTCGACGTGGTCGGAGTCGAGCGGATGAGCCACCCCCCATTCAGGCCGGACATCCTCGAGGGGAACATGTACGGCCGCGGTTCAGCAGACATGAAGGGCGGCATCGCTGCGATGTGCATCGCGGCCCGTGACGCAGACCAGCGGGGGATCGACGGCGAAGTCGTGATCGCAGCCGTCATCGACGAGGAGTACGAAAGCCTCGGCACACGTGCGCTCATTGCATCCGGCGTGCGGGCTGATGCTGCGGTGATTGCGGAGCCGACGCGACTCTCGCTCTGTCCCGCACATCGTGGCTTCGTGTGGGCACGACTCGATGTGCGCGGCCGCGCGGCTCACGGTAGCCGCTACGACCTCGGTGTCGATGCGATCACGCATGCCGCGCTGATCATCGCCGAGCTGGACCGGATGCAGAGCCGGAGCATGTCGCGGCACACCCATCCGCTGCTTGGCCGCGGCTCGCTGCACGCGTCGCTCATATCAGGTGGAAGCGGCATCTCCACCTATCCGGAGCTGTGTACCGTCGAGATCGAGCGACGCACACTGCCGGGCGAGACAGAGCGCACATTTCTGGACGAGCTGGCATCGGTGACGGCGATGGTGCGGAATACGCATCCGGACCTGGACGTGGACATCACCATTACCACCTCGCAGCTCGCGAGCGACGTATCACGTGATGCTCCGGTCATGACCGAGATGCTCGACGCGCTGAGGCATGAGCGGCTGCCGCTGCGCGTCGAGGGCTTGAGCGCGTGGACCGACGCGGCACTGCTCAACGAAGCGGGAATTCCGGCGATCTGCTTCGGGCCAGGTGACATCGCGCTCGCCCATTCGGCGACCGAATATCTGCCACTCGCCGAGTTGGACGCGGCGAGTCGCGTCCTGACTCGTTTCGTCGATTCGTGGTGTAACAGCAGCCGCTGA
- a CDS encoding ribonuclease H, which produces MPETPDEIIAVFADESCLGNGREGDNAGGAGGLIEWKSPATGQIVRWDYWISEPATTNNRMALRSVIEAFRGISAKRKRFAVVFTTDSRYIVDGMTSWVHGWAKQGWKRKSGPIENLELWKEALRALGPHHCEWRWVRGHNGQPQNEYANHLATRAAAAQNSSGGLVESGFDAWLIEHGGTGVTTQTIAPFPNHETFKGKHREWTI; this is translated from the coding sequence ATGCCTGAAACGCCCGACGAGATAATCGCGGTCTTTGCGGACGAATCCTGTCTCGGAAACGGCCGCGAAGGCGACAACGCCGGCGGTGCTGGCGGGTTGATCGAGTGGAAGAGTCCGGCAACGGGCCAGATCGTGCGATGGGATTACTGGATCAGCGAGCCGGCGACGACCAATAACCGCATGGCCCTCCGATCGGTAATCGAAGCTTTTCGCGGCATCTCGGCGAAGCGGAAGCGATTCGCTGTAGTATTCACCACGGATTCCAGATACATCGTCGACGGGATGACGAGTTGGGTGCATGGCTGGGCGAAGCAGGGATGGAAGCGCAAGAGCGGTCCGATCGAGAACCTGGAGCTCTGGAAGGAAGCGCTCCGCGCGCTCGGCCCGCATCACTGTGAATGGCGCTGGGTGCGCGGGCACAATGGACAGCCGCAGAACGAATACGCCAATCATCTCGCCACAAGAGCCGCCGCAGCGCAGAACTCTTCCGGCGGACTGGTCGAGTCGGGCTTCGACGCCTGGCTCATCGAGCACGGAGGGACTGGCGTGACGACGCAAACGATTGCACCATTTCCGAACCACGAAACGTTCAAGGGGAAGCACCGAGAATGGACGATCTAG
- a CDS encoding zinc ribbon domain-containing protein, with amino-acid sequence MDDLDRLYRRLVHNIRATRPEYLKIPFSVRELYEQIVPYRHNRRELAIETNDDYETAVARLLSGERNYVTADPAMQESLQRELASPTGDPGVFKDYANATLTLTAAAESALTPVPPTAGSGMNTPASVSEREESHREMTPGQSAVAAFDAMSPAAVAPEVPTAPVPSLLESLSAIDVPTGCRFCGGTLPEGRETNYCPHCGENLRTRRCPACGSEMDTSWKFCVTCGRAAT; translated from the coding sequence ATGGACGATCTAGATCGCCTCTATCGCAGACTGGTACACAACATCCGCGCGACGCGTCCGGAATACCTCAAGATTCCGTTCAGCGTGCGTGAGCTGTACGAGCAGATCGTTCCATATCGCCACAATCGCCGCGAGCTGGCGATCGAGACCAACGACGATTACGAAACAGCGGTCGCGCGGCTTCTTTCGGGCGAGCGCAATTATGTGACCGCTGATCCCGCGATGCAGGAGTCGCTGCAGCGCGAGCTCGCGTCACCCACCGGCGATCCTGGTGTGTTCAAGGATTACGCGAATGCGACGCTGACACTGACGGCTGCCGCGGAATCGGCGCTGACACCCGTGCCACCGACAGCGGGTTCCGGAATGAATACTCCGGCTTCGGTATCGGAGCGTGAGGAATCGCATCGTGAGATGACACCGGGTCAGAGCGCTGTCGCGGCCTTCGACGCGATGTCGCCCGCCGCCGTCGCGCCCGAAGTTCCCACGGCGCCGGTCCCCAGTTTGCTTGAATCTCTGTCGGCGATCGACGTTCCAACCGGATGTCGTTTCTGCGGTGGCACGCTACCGGAGGGACGCGAGACCAACTACTGCCCTCACTGCGGCGAGAATCTTCGCACGCGCCGCTGTCCGGCGTGCGGGTCGGAGATGGATACTTCGTGGAAATTCTGTGTGACGTGCGGGAGAGCAGCGACGTAG
- a CDS encoding NAD(P)/FAD-dependent oxidoreductase — translation MDQEETEKLPRIVIIGGGFGGLLAAKKLGRVKARVTVLDKTNHHLFQPLLYQVATASLAPSDIAAAIRHVLRNQANTSVELAEVREVDVNARIVKCADPSRLKQDFEVPYDYLIVACGTRHSYFAHPEWEKLAPGLKAVEDALEIRRRFLLAFEEADRAATPEERDAWLTFVIVGAGPTGCELAGVMQEIAHGMRRDFRHVDTRDTSVILLEAGSRILPAFPERLAARAARDLGELRVDVRTSSAVTRIEPDTVYVGDHKIRTRSVFWAAGNVASPVAKSLGVPLTKTGQVIVERDLSIPGHPNVFVIGDLAHALQKNGQPAPGVAQVAMQEGRVAARNIIATIERRPRSDFNYFNKGDLATIGRGKAIANLFGGKIQVGGRLAWFLWLGIHITYLIGFRNRLSVLLQWAYAYFTYQRGARLITETARSAVQR, via the coding sequence GTGGATCAGGAAGAGACAGAAAAGCTACCGCGCATCGTCATCATAGGCGGAGGCTTTGGCGGATTGCTCGCGGCAAAAAAACTGGGCCGAGTCAAGGCCCGAGTGACGGTGCTCGACAAGACGAACCATCATCTCTTTCAGCCATTGTTGTATCAGGTGGCGACCGCATCGCTCGCGCCGAGCGACATCGCCGCCGCAATCAGGCACGTACTGCGAAATCAGGCAAATACCAGCGTGGAGCTCGCCGAGGTGCGCGAGGTCGACGTGAATGCGCGGATCGTGAAGTGTGCCGACCCATCGAGACTCAAGCAGGATTTCGAAGTCCCGTATGACTATCTCATTGTGGCGTGCGGCACTCGGCACTCGTATTTCGCCCATCCGGAATGGGAGAAGCTCGCGCCGGGATTGAAAGCCGTTGAAGATGCGCTGGAGATCCGGCGACGCTTTCTACTCGCGTTCGAGGAAGCGGACCGCGCAGCGACTCCGGAAGAACGTGATGCGTGGCTGACCTTCGTGATCGTCGGTGCCGGCCCAACCGGTTGCGAGCTTGCAGGCGTGATGCAGGAGATCGCGCACGGAATGCGCAGGGACTTCCGGCACGTCGATACCCGTGACACATCGGTCATTCTGCTCGAAGCGGGAAGTCGCATCCTACCGGCGTTCCCCGAGCGGCTCGCTGCGCGCGCTGCGCGTGACCTCGGCGAGCTGCGCGTCGATGTGCGAACGTCGTCGGCGGTGACGCGTATCGAGCCTGATACAGTTTACGTTGGCGACCACAAGATCAGGACACGTTCCGTATTCTGGGCTGCCGGAAACGTTGCATCACCGGTGGCGAAGTCACTTGGTGTGCCGCTTACAAAAACCGGGCAGGTGATAGTGGAACGCGATCTCTCGATCCCGGGCCATCCCAACGTGTTTGTCATCGGTGATCTTGCGCACGCACTACAGAAGAACGGTCAGCCTGCGCCAGGCGTCGCGCAGGTCGCAATGCAGGAAGGTCGCGTCGCGGCGAGGAACATAATAGCAACCATTGAAAGACGGCCGCGCTCCGACTTCAACTATTTCAACAAGGGCGACCTCGCGACGATCGGCCGCGGAAAGGCGATCGCGAACCTGTTCGGCGGGAAGATCCAGGTCGGTGGACGGCTCGCGTGGTTCCTGTGGCTCGGAATCCACATCACGTATCTCATCGGCTTCCGCAACAGACTGAGTGTGCTGCTGCAGTGGGCCTACGCGTACTTCACGTATCAGCGTGGCGCGCGTTTGATCACCGAGACCGCGCGCTCGGCGGTGCAACGCTAA
- a CDS encoding iron ABC transporter permease: MTVPVWFGGRSRAERMATLAALPLLLILVWTVIYPNVAVIMGSMGHWREFAESPSDVEALKNSIIIAVASVAASLAIGVPLAFLLTRFDFPGRTVLRAAALLPAALPPLVGVISFLFLYGDTGVITRGVQIALRLKDVPWHLNGIGAIIFIHAYTMYVYVYLFVSAGLERYEASLDEAAIGLGAGTLRRLTRVTLPLLTPAIAGSALLVFMSALGSFSAPYVFGGGVRVLSTQILNSKLNDAIGLAYVETTVLAISAVAGLLLFRWLEGKRAYVAAGKGGASRQPVRSRWARIGLATSAALIVLVLVLPHLMIVLVSFAKDGAWTTQVLPPEYTTHNYAGLFTENQLWTPIRNSIVMSLLATAGNVVFCVAGAYLIVTRKFSGRRLLEALVALPWAIPGTAIALGLLATFNKNDLSMGKVLLVGTFWILPLAYFVRDIPLVSQAVEGSLKQMDPSLEPAARGLGASWWMAVRRVVLPAARPGIVAGALLACVTAVGEFVASIVLYTHGNRPISIEILAQLRSYAFGTASAYSALLIGLVLIMALAARFAESRMQ, from the coding sequence GTGACCGTGCCAGTGTGGTTCGGCGGACGCAGCCGCGCCGAGCGAATGGCGACGCTGGCGGCACTGCCGCTGCTGCTCATACTGGTTTGGACGGTTATCTATCCGAACGTTGCAGTGATCATGGGCAGCATGGGCCACTGGCGCGAGTTTGCGGAATCGCCGTCCGATGTCGAGGCACTCAAGAACAGCATAATCATCGCCGTTGCCTCGGTTGCTGCGTCGCTTGCGATCGGCGTGCCGCTGGCATTTCTTCTCACGCGATTCGACTTTCCGGGACGAACGGTACTGCGCGCAGCGGCCCTGCTTCCGGCTGCGCTGCCGCCACTGGTGGGTGTCATCTCGTTTCTCTTTCTGTACGGCGATACGGGAGTGATTACGAGAGGGGTACAGATCGCACTTCGTCTGAAGGATGTTCCGTGGCACCTGAATGGAATCGGCGCGATCATCTTCATACACGCGTACACCATGTACGTATATGTGTATCTGTTCGTATCCGCGGGTCTCGAGCGCTATGAAGCGTCGCTTGACGAGGCAGCGATCGGTCTTGGCGCGGGAACGCTTCGCCGCCTGACTCGCGTGACGCTTCCGCTGCTCACCCCTGCCATCGCGGGTTCGGCGTTGCTCGTTTTCATGAGCGCGCTCGGCTCGTTCTCCGCTCCATACGTGTTCGGCGGCGGCGTGCGAGTGCTGTCGACGCAAATCCTCAACTCGAAGCTGAACGACGCAATCGGTCTGGCGTACGTCGAGACGACGGTGCTTGCGATAAGTGCAGTTGCCGGATTGTTGCTGTTCCGGTGGCTCGAGGGGAAGCGAGCCTACGTTGCTGCGGGAAAGGGCGGCGCCAGTCGCCAGCCCGTTCGGTCGCGATGGGCACGTATCGGGCTCGCGACCTCGGCCGCCCTCATAGTACTCGTGCTGGTGTTGCCGCATCTCATGATCGTGCTCGTGTCCTTCGCCAAGGACGGAGCGTGGACGACGCAGGTATTGCCGCCGGAATACACCACCCACAACTATGCGGGATTGTTCACCGAGAACCAGCTCTGGACACCGATCCGGAACAGCATCGTCATGTCGCTGCTGGCGACTGCAGGCAACGTGGTGTTCTGCGTTGCGGGGGCGTACCTGATCGTGACGCGCAAGTTCAGCGGACGCCGATTGCTGGAAGCGCTCGTCGCGCTGCCATGGGCAATCCCGGGAACGGCGATCGCGCTCGGCCTCCTTGCCACGTTCAACAAGAACGACCTTTCGATGGGCAAGGTACTGCTGGTTGGCACGTTCTGGATCCTGCCGCTGGCGTATTTCGTGCGTGACATCCCACTCGTATCGCAGGCGGTAGAGGGATCGCTCAAGCAGATGGATCCTTCGCTGGAGCCAGCTGCGCGGGGGCTCGGTGCTTCGTGGTGGATGGCAGTGCGGCGCGTGGTGCTGCCGGCGGCGCGACCAGGTATCGTCGCAGGCGCCTTACTCGCATGTGTTACCGCAGTCGGGGAGTTTGTCGCGAGCATCGTGTTGTACACGCATGGAAACCGACCCATATCGATCGAGATACTCGCTCAACTTCGCTCATACGCTTTTGGCACCGCGTCGGCGTACAGCGCGTTGTTGATCGGTCTGGTGCTCATAATGGCGCTCGCCGCACGCTTTGCAGAATCACGGATGCAATAA
- a CDS encoding ABC transporter ATP-binding protein, protein MSGSGAGLVVDSIVRVFSGQTAVDHVSFEVKPGELVALVGASGSGKTTTLRIVAGYEQADTGRVLYDGQDITRLGPSKRDFGMVFQHYALFPHMSVAENVAFGLEARGVSRSERMQRASAALDRVGLGGKGTRMVQQLSGGEQQRVALARAAVIEPRLLLLDEPLSNLDPTLRQSTRDELRTTLKESKAPALFVTHDQDDAFAIADRIVLLSRGRVLQDGSPEDLYDRPATRDVAMFIGHATLIPARRTGDFASVSIAGAMHRVELSSFTGIADGGTGAVVLRPEAVEIARDDGGDQWNAAVIARRFAGAQFVYRLRLDGDIVFDVASRERIETGAAVTVRVTRPVPMVP, encoded by the coding sequence ATGAGCGGAAGCGGTGCCGGGCTCGTAGTCGACAGCATAGTGCGCGTCTTCAGCGGTCAGACGGCGGTGGATCACGTTTCGTTCGAGGTGAAGCCGGGAGAGCTCGTAGCGCTGGTAGGCGCGTCAGGCTCGGGCAAGACGACGACCCTCCGAATCGTCGCCGGTTACGAGCAGGCTGATACCGGGCGAGTCCTGTACGATGGTCAGGACATAACGCGGCTCGGTCCGTCGAAGCGTGACTTCGGCATGGTGTTCCAGCATTACGCGCTGTTTCCGCACATGTCAGTCGCTGAAAACGTCGCATTCGGCCTCGAGGCGCGCGGTGTGAGCCGTTCGGAGCGCATGCAGCGCGCCAGTGCGGCGCTCGATCGCGTGGGACTCGGTGGAAAGGGCACACGTATGGTGCAGCAGCTTTCCGGCGGCGAGCAGCAACGCGTTGCGCTCGCTCGCGCAGCCGTGATCGAGCCCCGCCTGCTGCTGCTGGACGAGCCACTGTCCAACCTGGATCCAACGCTGCGACAGAGCACGCGCGACGAGCTGCGTACGACGCTCAAGGAGTCAAAGGCGCCGGCGCTGTTCGTCACGCACGATCAGGACGACGCATTTGCCATCGCTGACAGAATAGTGCTGCTATCGCGCGGGCGCGTACTGCAGGACGGGTCACCGGAAGATCTCTACGACAGGCCGGCGACTCGCGACGTCGCGATGTTCATCGGGCATGCGACACTTATACCGGCGCGTCGCACCGGTGATTTTGCGAGCGTGTCTATTGCCGGTGCGATGCACCGCGTGGAATTGAGCTCGTTCACCGGTATTGCCGACGGTGGAACCGGTGCTGTGGTACTCCGTCCGGAAGCCGTCGAGATCGCCCGCGACGACGGTGGCGATCAATGGAACGCGGCGGTGATCGCTCGACGATTCGCTGGCGCGCAGTTCGTTTACCGGCTGCGACTGGACGGGGACATCGTGTTCGACGTGGCGTCGCGCGAGCGTATCGAAACCGGTGCCGCGGTTACGGTGCGTGTGACGCGCCCGGTTCCGATGGTGCCGTGA
- a CDS encoding extracellular solute-binding protein — MTLRRLAGGIVCAVAAAMLGSCVHDNRTVLTVYSPHGIDLLKYYETEFEKAHPTIDVQWVDMGSQEVLDRIRGESVNPQADVWFGAPSESFERAAKENLLQPYRPTWAGDVPAEAHDAHDLWYGTYLTPEVIAYNGDAIPRDSAPQDWDNVLDPKWRGKVIIRDPIASGTMRAIFGAIIAKSVTETGSPQRGYDWLRRLDANTKEYVLNPTILYQKLKSREGLITLWDMPDVATMRDRVGIPIDYVIPRSGTPLLVDAIAIVRGTKHPREAKLYYEFVTSQHAQLEAARQFLRIPARTDIPTDSLPAWIQTAMKQIKPMPVDGALLAQHLNEWMRYWDAHIRKRG, encoded by the coding sequence GTGACGCTCCGTCGCCTGGCGGGAGGCATCGTCTGCGCAGTAGCCGCGGCGATGCTTGGGTCCTGCGTGCACGACAATCGAACCGTGCTTACGGTGTATTCGCCGCACGGGATCGATCTGCTCAAATACTACGAGACGGAATTCGAGAAGGCGCATCCCACCATCGACGTACAGTGGGTGGACATGGGGTCGCAGGAAGTTCTCGACCGCATTCGTGGCGAGTCTGTAAACCCGCAGGCAGACGTCTGGTTCGGCGCACCATCGGAGTCGTTCGAGCGTGCCGCGAAGGAAAATCTGCTGCAGCCCTATCGACCAACGTGGGCGGGTGATGTTCCGGCGGAGGCGCACGACGCGCACGATCTCTGGTACGGCACATACCTCACACCGGAAGTGATCGCCTACAACGGCGACGCGATCCCGCGCGACAGTGCACCGCAGGACTGGGACAACGTGCTCGATCCCAAGTGGCGCGGCAAGGTGATCATACGCGATCCGATCGCATCGGGTACGATGCGCGCGATATTCGGGGCGATCATAGCCAAGAGCGTTACAGAGACCGGATCACCGCAGCGCGGCTACGACTGGCTGCGACGGCTCGACGCAAATACCAAGGAGTACGTGCTCAACCCCACGATTCTGTACCAGAAGCTGAAGAGTCGTGAAGGTTTGATAACGCTCTGGGACATGCCCGATGTGGCGACGATGCGGGATCGCGTGGGGATCCCGATCGACTACGTGATACCGCGTAGCGGGACACCGCTGCTGGTGGATGCGATCGCAATCGTGCGCGGCACCAAGCATCCGCGCGAGGCGAAGCTGTACTATGAATTCGTAACGAGCCAACACGCACAGCTCGAGGCTGCTCGGCAATTCCTGCGCATCCCCGCACGCACGGACATTCCGACTGACTCGCTGCCTGCATGGATTCAGACAGCGATGAAACAGATCAAGCCGATGCCGGTCGACGGCGCCTTGCTGGCGCAGCACCTGAACGAGTGGATGAGATATTGGGACGCACACATCAGGAAGCGCGGATGA
- a CDS encoding PIG-L family deacetylase — translation MPRFLDAQGRGIVALAEAKAAAGVHTRVLVIGAHPDDEDTQLIAWLARGHRAETAYLSLTRGDGGQNLIGNELGEALGVIRTEELLAARRIDGAHQYFTRAYDFGFSKTAAESFSHWPRDSVLGDMIKVVRSFRPQIIVSVFSGTPRDGHGQHQVAGILSREVYDAAADTVRFPVSKFGKPWTVSKFYRGARFSREDGTISMNVGEYDPILGLTYAEIAAESRSQHKSQGFGSSARKGVVIDYLRREATRVNAATPAQSERSIFEGLDTTHDVTQADRDRVALADAGIDVEAVAERPRVALGDSVAVHIAVYRSGTVDSSALRTVYIHGEQLTQPYWLVRPRVGDLFASASDSISDDARERDGWVPVTVNLPGQAPVVVRTPAIYRYADPVRGEIEEPLATAPGVSVTFDRDVELARAGAPLDRTFQLTLRSSWPTAHRLQVRLEVPNGMQADSSQRTVTLGAGETRIVTFRATGRLAAGTHAVRAVVVDGMQRDSIGFIPIDYSHITPQRMYRKAEVPIQAVNVIVPAHALIGYVQGVGDNVADALRDLGLTVQQLNPTALPTADLSRFSTIVVGPRAYQANQLLIDNNSYLMNYVRRGGNLVVQYGQNEMQQAGVMPYPIKLARPAARVTDENAPVTIIEPRSALLDTPNRITSADFTGWVQERATYMPSTFDSRYSTALRMNDPDEEPNSAGLLTAQVGKGRYTYVTLALFRQLPAAVPGGARIFANLLR, via the coding sequence ATGCCGCGTTTCCTGGATGCTCAGGGGCGCGGCATCGTCGCGTTGGCGGAAGCGAAGGCCGCGGCCGGAGTGCATACGCGCGTGCTGGTGATCGGCGCGCATCCGGATGACGAGGACACGCAGCTGATCGCATGGCTTGCGCGCGGTCATCGCGCCGAGACTGCGTATCTGTCGCTCACACGGGGTGATGGGGGACAGAACCTGATCGGCAACGAGCTGGGTGAAGCGCTCGGTGTGATTCGCACGGAGGAGTTGCTCGCTGCGAGACGCATCGACGGTGCGCACCAGTACTTCACGCGCGCGTACGATTTCGGCTTCTCCAAGACTGCGGCCGAGAGCTTCTCGCACTGGCCGCGCGACTCGGTACTCGGCGACATGATCAAGGTGGTGCGGAGTTTCCGGCCGCAGATCATCGTGTCGGTATTCTCCGGAACTCCGCGTGACGGACACGGGCAGCATCAGGTGGCGGGAATTCTGTCACGCGAGGTGTACGACGCGGCGGCCGATACGGTGCGCTTTCCCGTCAGCAAGTTCGGGAAGCCGTGGACGGTATCCAAGTTCTACCGGGGCGCGCGGTTCTCTCGCGAGGACGGCACGATCTCGATGAACGTGGGCGAGTACGATCCAATACTTGGGCTTACGTACGCCGAGATTGCGGCTGAGAGCCGCAGTCAGCACAAGTCACAGGGCTTTGGCAGCAGTGCCCGTAAAGGCGTAGTCATCGATTACCTGCGACGCGAAGCGACGCGCGTGAATGCGGCGACGCCTGCGCAATCCGAGCGGTCGATCTTCGAGGGACTCGACACCACGCATGACGTGACGCAGGCGGATCGCGATCGGGTCGCGCTTGCCGATGCAGGCATCGACGTCGAGGCAGTTGCCGAGCGGCCGCGCGTCGCACTGGGCGACAGCGTCGCGGTGCACATTGCAGTGTACCGGAGCGGTACCGTGGACAGCAGCGCGCTGCGAACGGTGTACATCCACGGTGAGCAGCTGACGCAGCCATACTGGCTCGTTCGCCCGCGTGTCGGAGATCTGTTTGCCTCTGCATCCGATTCCATTTCGGATGATGCGCGTGAGAGAGACGGTTGGGTACCCGTGACAGTGAATCTGCCCGGTCAGGCTCCAGTCGTCGTGCGCACGCCGGCGATTTATCGCTACGCCGATCCCGTGCGCGGAGAAATCGAGGAGCCGCTCGCTACCGCGCCGGGAGTATCTGTCACGTTCGATCGAGATGTGGAGCTTGCACGTGCCGGCGCGCCGCTCGACCGTACGTTTCAGCTGACTCTCCGGTCGTCGTGGCCGACCGCGCACAGGTTGCAGGTGCGACTCGAAGTGCCGAACGGGATGCAGGCCGATTCCAGCCAGCGTACCGTGACGCTGGGCGCGGGCGAAACGAGAATCGTGACATTCCGGGCGACGGGCCGCCTTGCCGCAGGGACTCACGCGGTGCGGGCTGTAGTTGTGGATGGCATGCAGCGCGACAGCATTGGATTCATTCCAATCGATTACAGCCACATCACGCCCCAGCGGATGTACCGCAAGGCCGAGGTGCCGATTCAGGCCGTGAACGTGATCGTACCTGCTCACGCGCTGATCGGATATGTTCAGGGCGTCGGGGACAATGTGGCAGACGCGCTGCGTGATCTCGGACTGACTGTTCAGCAGCTGAATCCGACTGCTCTGCCGACAGCGGATCTGTCGCGTTTCAGCACGATAGTGGTGGGTCCACGAGCGTATCAGGCCAACCAGCTGTTGATCGACAACAACTCGTATCTGATGAACTACGTACGCCGCGGCGGCAATCTCGTCGTGCAGTATGGTCAGAACGAGATGCAGCAGGCGGGTGTGATGCCGTACCCGATCAAGCTTGCCCGGCCCGCCGCGCGTGTGACGGATGAGAATGCACCGGTGACGATAATCGAGCCGCGAAGCGCGCTGCTCGATACTCCGAACAGGATCACGAGTGCGGATTTCACAGGCTGGGTGCAGGAACGCGCGACGTACATGCCGAGCACTTTCGATTCGCGCTATTCGACTGCACTGCGCATGAACGATCCCGATGAAGAACCCAACAGCGCAGGACTTCTAACGGCGCAGGTTGGCAAGGGACGCTATACGTACGTGACGCTCGCTCTGTTTCGCCAACTTCCGGCCGCTGTACCGGGCGGCGCGCGCATATTCGCAAACCTGCTGCGGTGA